The Solanum lycopersicum chromosome 9, SLM_r2.1 genome window below encodes:
- the LOC101055547 gene encoding IAA14, producing the protein MDLKETELCLGLPGGGGGGGELIRDNNNNNNKVNGKRGFSETVDLKLNFHQASDDISCAMENNKMKSSVTTTKEVVCNKDPIKPPAKAQVVGWPPVRSFRKNVMAQKSNTEESEKTTAAFVKVCMDGAPYLRKVDLKMYKSYQELSDALAKMFSSFTNGNYGSQGMIDFMNESKLMDLLNSSEYVPTYEDKDGDWMLVGDVPWEMFVDSCKRLRIMKGSEAIGLAPRAMEKCKSRI; encoded by the exons ATGGATTTGAAAGAAACTGAGTTGTGTTTGGGACTACctggtggtggtggtggcgGAGGTGAATTAATTcgcgataataataataataataacaaggtTAATGGGAAAAGAGGGTTTTCTGAGACTGTTGATTTGAAGCTCAATTTTCATCAAGCTAGTGATGATATTTCTTGTGCTATGGAGAATAATAAGATGAAGAGCAGTGTTACTACTACTAAAGAAGTTGTTTGTAACAAAGATCCAATCAAGCCACCTGCCAA GGCACAAGTTGTGGGTTGGCCACCAGTGAGATCATTTAGGAAGAATGTAATGGCTCAAAAGAGCAACACTGAAGAAAGTGAGAAGACTACTGCTGCATTTGTCAAAGTTTGCATGGATGGTGCACCTTACCTACGTAAGGTTGATTTGAAAATGTACAAAAGTTACCAAGAACTTTCTGATGCTTTGGCTAAGATGTTTAGCTCCTTTACTAATG GAAATTATGGGTCCCAAGGAATGATAGATTTTATGAATGAGAGCAAATTGATGGATCTCCTTAACAGTTCTGAATATGTACCAACCTATGAAGATAAAGATGGAGATTGGATGCTTGTTGGAGATGTACCTTGGGA GATGTTTGTTGATTCATGCAAGCGTTTACGCATAATGAAAGGATCAGAAGCTATTGGACTTg cACCAAGAGCTATGGAGAAATGCAAGAGCAGGATCTAA